The following proteins are encoded in a genomic region of Bernardetia sp. MNP-M8:
- a CDS encoding tetratricopeptide repeat protein yields MNNILRYFALSFTLIATTAIVPFVSAQKTIETPIVAGTNSEYITISKIETSSDSTVFQMELTCYEGLEYTLHEKGSIHAFKMMVDDTKYPLLRITAAEPGVIQCKMMSVQYFHLVFEALPEGTEVINLQEGDRSESDLYFENVLLSNLEEATQKAKAGDSKYQKFLAKHYEQQYDYESAQKYLNMYIDQVVKAEGTQSKEYLDALGSQIQLNLNIGNYVEAEELSLQTIEAVGLENPEVASILYTLGDVYQVLGKHEDAVENYIQYLRTMEKGENLKSATYSMVNNLVMYSWASMTDTLDRQPLAVGVSVNPAKIEEGTAQMRIYAVGATEYMVSDTEEFKGSKWNTYEPALMTEEKLRSNTKTLYVRFKDNKNRLSTPFVVKIEPQE; encoded by the coding sequence ATGAATAATATTTTACGCTATTTCGCCTTAAGTTTTACTCTCATTGCTACTACTGCAATAGTGCCTTTTGTTTCTGCACAAAAAACAATAGAAACCCCTATTGTTGCAGGTACAAACAGCGAATATATTACAATTTCTAAAATCGAAACCTCATCAGATAGCACTGTCTTTCAGATGGAATTGACTTGTTATGAAGGTTTAGAATATACTTTACACGAAAAAGGGTCTATTCATGCCTTTAAGATGATGGTTGATGATACAAAATATCCATTATTAAGAATTACAGCAGCAGAACCAGGTGTAATTCAATGTAAAATGATGAGTGTACAATATTTTCATTTAGTTTTTGAAGCTCTTCCTGAAGGAACAGAAGTAATTAATCTTCAAGAAGGAGACCGTAGTGAATCTGATTTATATTTTGAAAATGTATTACTTTCTAACTTAGAAGAAGCTACACAAAAAGCCAAAGCAGGAGACTCTAAATATCAAAAGTTTTTGGCCAAACATTATGAGCAACAATATGATTATGAAAGTGCTCAAAAATATTTGAATATGTATATTGATCAAGTAGTAAAAGCAGAAGGTACTCAATCAAAAGAATATTTAGATGCCTTAGGAAGTCAGATTCAACTCAACCTAAACATTGGTAATTATGTAGAGGCAGAAGAGCTATCTCTACAAACTATTGAAGCAGTAGGGTTAGAAAACCCAGAAGTAGCAAGTATTTTATATACATTAGGAGATGTATATCAAGTGTTGGGCAAACATGAAGATGCTGTGGAAAACTACATTCAGTATTTGCGTACTATGGAAAAAGGAGAAAACCTTAAAAGTGCTACTTATTCTATGGTAAATAATTTAGTTATGTATTCTTGGGCAAGTATGACAGATACATTAGATCGTCAGCCTCTTGCTGTTGGTGTATCAGTTAATCCTGCGAAAATAGAAGAAGGTACTGCACAAATGCGTATTTATGCAGTAGGTGCAACAGAATATATGGTTTCAGATACAGAAGAATTTAAGGGCAGCAAATGGAACACCTATGAGCCAGCACTTATGACAGAAGAAAAGTTACGCTCAAATACAAAGACTTTATATGTGCGCTTCAAAGATAATAAAAATAGACTTTCTACTCCTTTTGTTGTCAAAATCGAACCACAAGAATAA
- the gldF gene encoding gliding motility-associated ABC transporter permease subunit GldF, with product MFNLFLKEIRSFFSSLIGYIVLIIFLVAMGLFVWVFPQTSILEYGFADLYPLFSVAPYIFLFLIPAITMRCFAEEKRAGTMELLFTRPISDWEIILGKYLAAWVLVLFALLPTLIYYYSVYQLGNPVGNLDSAAFVGSFIGLILLGAVFTAIGVFASSLTENQIVAFIIAVFLCFFLYEGFTSLSGLNVWSDTAYFISQLGIDFHYQSLSKGLIDSRNLLYFFSLIILMLGSTQLVLSSRKW from the coding sequence ATGTTTAATTTATTCTTAAAAGAAATACGCTCTTTTTTTAGCTCACTAATTGGCTACATTGTACTAATTATTTTTTTGGTAGCCATGGGACTTTTTGTATGGGTTTTTCCTCAGACAAGTATTTTAGAATATGGCTTTGCTGATTTATATCCACTTTTTTCGGTTGCACCTTATATTTTTTTGTTTCTGATTCCTGCCATTACAATGCGCTGTTTTGCAGAAGAAAAACGTGCAGGAACAATGGAACTGCTCTTTACTCGTCCTATTTCTGACTGGGAAATTATCTTAGGAAAATATTTAGCTGCTTGGGTTTTGGTTTTGTTTGCACTTCTTCCTACATTGATTTATTATTATAGTGTTTATCAGCTTGGAAATCCTGTCGGAAACTTAGATAGTGCTGCTTTTGTAGGTTCTTTTATAGGACTTATTTTATTGGGTGCAGTTTTTACAGCAATTGGCGTTTTCGCTTCTTCGCTTACCGAAAATCAAATTGTAGCTTTTATTATTGCTGTATTTCTGTGTTTCTTTTTATATGAAGGTTTTACGTCGCTTTCTGGTCTGAATGTTTGGTCTGATACAGCTTATTTTATTAGTCAGTTGGGTATAGACTTTCATTATCAGTCACTTAGCAAAGGATTAATAGATTCTCGTAACTTGTTATATTTCTTTTCGTTGATTATCTTAATGCTTGGTTCTACACAACTAGTTTTGAGTAGCCGAAAATGGTAA
- a CDS encoding transglutaminase domain-containing protein — translation MKKIIFLLLTVSIILPTYSQAQNKTGWEFIQQNDHQKARQAFQQTLEKDSTDAEANKGMIFLSEVEGDTQGYYLHLNRLMRHHWDENYYDVFKRQISISYSDLKKKMYDKNGNQKMSSRFYVSPLLFEAYKEFTRREFEKSKASFAKIHNRLYWATINGFPNINGYGYTVEYPVEKEAFNPNGSYKIITDEKLSWEILPYFQYDGDIYLDQTEGVHYANTFFSVDKEQEIDFRITRSYPIKIWLDGKEIFASPKTISAHYDAERISMKLPAGNHRILIKYAVARYFKGGSGSSELDFDGMKSIDYNYEAEEEDDKNKKSTIERLEEEEDNYYPYYQRNLFIRLTDKNGIAIPLQAYKDPVTYSVATNFENSTTTSLETLEYFKNLVTKNDSENINSFFDYYMLIQSHLYYSRGEELEEFFAKKVEQNPNSVYFKYLAAKVYNENNKTEKSFDLMGTFDQQKTPIFTLLYKDLKEIDAENQSEEYEEKLDQLDQISRSNFDVIQRKLRFYDQKGRKDERIAYAKKMVKEYPLYSQSLQRYIDDKDNRPEDYYQNQQKDKKDDDKAKEKDYKKALKKYFDVGTYKKLIALYKKDKEVEKVLELYDEMIVVKPNESWLLYQKANYLYSKERYDEAMTTIKQAIPIDPNSGGIYEMIGDIHSDKGDKQTALTYYKKAQQLSTSQNSYELDNKIEKIEGEKQYKNKFETPSFDEYKANYEKVSKTEAFKKEYKDAESIILGYNRDVIWNDTARATYFYSNIMIKILTESGAKLWTQSNFDLLGRVTSAKVIRENGTETRPDVQGSFIIFKNLKVGDIIQVEGMASWSTVSELGNNLGISSYIPFPAPILSAKLEFLIPQNRNLFYESHKLDGKLKVSNREDGLASYRWDYENIPIPIAENAMVDDLEYYPVLRVSTTEDWGIIVDWYKAKTYQKLESNYIIDDILKDIIKDGMTDKQKIETIFNYISQNINYSSTSLLQSGYIPKDSDLTCSSKIGDCKDVATIMITMLRKIGIESYYVLVKVNENTQPFMPLEMEFNHAIVAYYLDGKINYSDPTTDFYPYYSLNEGDTEAWALLIKDGQNKAFRLPPNHTDSTKTFTQYDVTAALDEFNTLDLEVKTTYTGLVAGRWRSTMELESKDNLPNHIISSLGSSAFRNLELDEYDFDKVENISVPLEANYQFHAREFTDDVTGIYFMRLPFVKTVEADVAIYGSERTNAMDIKTFTFAQPHIQRITVKMNKNFAVKKLPQNVNYDTKFGTYTLKLKQTAEGLYIERFVHFKQTRIEPSEFKAFKEFYLQLLKYDNLKVLLQQK, via the coding sequence ATGAAAAAAATAATCTTCTTACTCTTAACAGTAAGTATTATTTTACCTACTTATTCCCAAGCACAAAATAAAACAGGTTGGGAATTTATACAACAAAATGACCATCAAAAAGCTCGTCAAGCCTTCCAACAGACACTAGAAAAAGATAGCACTGATGCAGAAGCCAACAAAGGAATGATTTTTCTTTCAGAAGTAGAAGGAGACACACAAGGATATTATTTGCACCTCAATAGATTGATGCGTCATCATTGGGATGAAAATTATTATGATGTTTTTAAAAGACAAATTTCAATTTCCTATTCTGATTTAAAGAAAAAAATGTATGATAAAAATGGAAATCAAAAAATGTCTTCTCGTTTTTATGTAAGTCCTTTACTTTTTGAAGCCTACAAAGAATTTACAAGAAGAGAATTTGAGAAAAGTAAAGCCTCTTTTGCCAAAATTCATAATCGTTTGTATTGGGCAACAATAAATGGCTTTCCAAATATAAATGGCTACGGCTACACGGTTGAATATCCTGTTGAAAAAGAAGCCTTTAACCCAAATGGAAGCTATAAAATCATTACAGATGAAAAACTATCATGGGAAATATTACCTTATTTTCAATATGATGGTGATATTTATCTTGACCAAACCGAAGGTGTTCATTATGCCAATACTTTTTTTAGTGTAGACAAAGAACAAGAAATTGATTTTCGTATTACTCGTTCCTATCCAATCAAAATTTGGTTAGATGGAAAAGAAATTTTTGCTTCTCCAAAAACAATTTCAGCACATTATGATGCCGAACGCATTTCTATGAAATTACCTGCTGGAAATCACAGAATTTTGATAAAATATGCTGTAGCAAGATATTTTAAAGGTGGTTCAGGTTCTTCTGAATTAGACTTTGATGGCATGAAAAGTATAGATTACAACTATGAGGCAGAAGAGGAAGATGATAAAAACAAGAAAAGCACTATCGAAAGACTAGAAGAAGAAGAAGATAATTATTATCCATATTATCAAAGAAATCTTTTTATTCGTTTGACAGACAAAAATGGCATCGCTATTCCGTTACAGGCTTATAAAGACCCAGTTACCTATTCGGTAGCAACAAATTTTGAAAACTCTACAACAACAAGTTTAGAAACATTAGAATACTTCAAAAATTTAGTAACTAAAAATGATAGTGAAAATATAAATTCATTTTTTGATTATTATATGTTGATTCAGTCTCATTTATATTATTCAAGAGGAGAAGAGTTAGAAGAGTTTTTTGCTAAAAAAGTAGAGCAAAATCCAAATTCAGTTTATTTCAAATATTTGGCTGCAAAAGTCTATAATGAAAATAACAAGACGGAAAAGAGTTTTGATTTAATGGGAACATTTGACCAACAAAAAACACCTATTTTCACCCTTCTTTACAAAGATTTGAAAGAAATTGATGCAGAAAATCAAAGCGAAGAATACGAAGAAAAATTAGATCAACTAGACCAAATTAGTCGTTCTAACTTTGATGTCATTCAAAGAAAACTTCGTTTTTATGACCAAAAAGGACGTAAAGATGAGCGAATTGCGTATGCTAAAAAAATGGTGAAAGAATATCCTCTTTACTCTCAAAGTCTGCAAAGATACATTGATGATAAAGACAATCGTCCAGAAGATTATTATCAAAATCAGCAAAAAGACAAAAAAGATGATGACAAAGCTAAAGAGAAAGATTATAAAAAAGCTCTCAAAAAATACTTTGATGTAGGAACTTACAAAAAGCTAATTGCACTCTACAAAAAAGATAAAGAAGTAGAGAAAGTATTAGAGCTTTATGATGAAATGATTGTTGTTAAGCCTAATGAAAGTTGGTTGTTATATCAAAAAGCAAATTACTTGTACTCAAAGGAACGCTATGATGAGGCAATGACAACTATCAAACAAGCGATTCCGATTGACCCAAATTCAGGTGGAATTTATGAAATGATAGGCGATATTCATAGTGATAAAGGTGACAAACAAACTGCTCTTACCTATTATAAAAAAGCGCAACAATTATCAACTAGTCAAAATTCGTATGAATTAGATAATAAAATTGAAAAAATTGAAGGTGAAAAGCAGTATAAAAACAAATTCGAAACTCCTTCTTTTGACGAGTACAAAGCCAACTACGAAAAAGTATCTAAAACGGAGGCTTTCAAAAAAGAATACAAAGATGCCGAATCAATTATTTTAGGTTACAATCGTGATGTAATTTGGAACGATACTGCAAGAGCCACTTATTTTTATAGCAATATTATGATAAAAATATTGACTGAATCGGGTGCAAAACTTTGGACACAATCTAACTTTGACCTCTTAGGCAGAGTTACAAGTGCAAAAGTAATTCGTGAAAATGGCACAGAAACTCGTCCAGATGTACAAGGTTCATTTATTATCTTTAAAAACTTAAAAGTAGGCGATATTATTCAAGTAGAAGGAATGGCAAGTTGGAGTACAGTTTCCGAACTTGGAAATAATTTAGGAATTAGTAGCTACATTCCTTTCCCTGCTCCAATTTTATCAGCTAAATTAGAGTTTTTGATTCCTCAAAATAGAAATCTTTTTTATGAAAGTCATAAATTAGACGGAAAATTAAAAGTCAGTAATCGTGAAGATGGATTAGCTTCTTATCGTTGGGATTACGAAAACATTCCGATTCCGATAGCAGAAAATGCAATGGTTGATGATTTGGAATACTATCCTGTTTTGAGAGTTTCAACAACAGAAGACTGGGGAATTATTGTAGATTGGTACAAAGCCAAAACTTACCAAAAATTAGAATCAAATTATATCATTGATGATATTTTGAAAGATATTATTAAAGATGGAATGACTGACAAACAGAAAATTGAAACTATCTTCAATTACATTTCTCAAAACATCAATTATTCTTCTACAAGTCTTTTGCAGTCGGGTTATATTCCAAAAGATAGCGACCTTACGTGTTCTTCAAAAATTGGAGATTGTAAAGATGTGGCAACCATTATGATTACGATGCTTAGAAAAATAGGTATAGAATCATATTATGTTTTGGTAAAAGTAAACGAAAATACACAGCCATTTATGCCATTAGAAATGGAATTTAATCACGCTATTGTAGCCTATTATTTAGATGGAAAAATAAATTATTCTGACCCAACAACTGATTTTTATCCATACTATTCACTCAATGAAGGTGATACTGAAGCGTGGGCATTGCTGATAAAAGATGGTCAAAACAAAGCATTTCGTTTACCTCCTAATCATACCGATTCTACCAAAACATTTACACAGTATGATGTAACGGCAGCTTTAGATGAATTCAATACACTTGATTTGGAAGTAAAAACCACTTATACAGGTCTTGTAGCTGGAAGATGGCGTTCGACAATGGAATTAGAATCAAAGGATAATTTGCCAAATCATATCATTTCTAGTTTGGGAAGTAGCGCATTTAGAAATCTTGAATTAGATGAATATGATTTTGATAAAGTAGAGAATATTTCTGTTCCTTTAGAAGCAAATTATCAGTTTCATGCTAGAGAATTTACAGACGATGTAACAGGGATTTATTTTATGCGTTTGCCTTTTGTCAAAACGGTTGAAGCTGATGTAGCAATTTATGGAAGTGAGCGAACCAACGCAATGGATATAAAGACATTTACATTTGCACAACCTCATATTCAGCGCATTACGGTAAAAATGAACAAGAATTTTGCTGTCAAAAAATTACCTCAAAATGTAAATTATGATACAAAATTTGGAACTTATACACTCAAATTAAAGCAAACAGCAGAAGGATTATACATTGAGCGTTTTGTTCACTTCAAACAAACTCGTATTGAACCATCTGAATTTAAAGCCTTCAAAGAATTTTATTTGCAACTTTTGAAATACGATAATTTGAAAGTGCTTTTACAGCAAAAATAA
- the ligA gene encoding NAD-dependent DNA ligase LigA, whose protein sequence is MDLLLIEDRINFLVEKLNHYNTQYYQNDISEISDFEFDKLLEELKKLEEENPQFKRQDSPTLRVGGDITSNFETVVHRYPMLSLSNTYSEEELLEFDERIRKTVDNPVYVCELKFDGVAISLRYENGIFTQGVTRGDGTQGDDVTSNVRTIRDIPLKIENSNDLPTDFELRGEVYLSKTQFEVLNQEIVERAKEKEVEEGKIPDLLLKNPRNAASGAIKMKDSKEMAKRKLSCFVYDAYGTSFTSHTSILENLEKWNFAVSPFHKKANGIQEVLEFIKEWEEKRFTLPYETDGVVIKINDLNQREELGFTSKSPRWAIAYKYKAEEAQSKLKSVVFQVGRTGAITPVANLTPVQLSGTTVKRATLHNEGEIKRLDLHEGDTVFVEKSGEIIPKVTRVVLELREKNAKPIIFIENCPECATKLVREEGEAAYYCPNEDGCPPQILGKIEHFVGKNGMDIDSIGSKTAQTFLNADIIKGFADLYELDKEKLLALPNFKEKSVNNVFIGIENSKKRPFKNVLYSLGIKYVGRGVSEILTDEFSTIDNIIKASKEEISAVFGIGERIAEAVKAYFDEPKNIETIERLRKAGLQFEQAEKKAVITDGILSGKTFVVSGTFQNFEREELKEKIKGLGGKISSSVSKKLDYLLAGDKAGSSKIEKAEKAGVAVISEDDFLKMI, encoded by the coding sequence ATGGATTTGTTACTTATAGAAGACAGAATAAATTTCCTTGTTGAAAAGCTCAATCATTACAATACTCAATATTATCAAAATGATATTTCAGAAATTTCTGATTTTGAATTTGATAAATTATTAGAAGAATTAAAAAAATTAGAAGAAGAAAATCCACAATTTAAGCGTCAAGATTCGCCTACTTTGCGTGTGGGTGGAGATATTACAAGTAATTTTGAAACGGTAGTTCATCGCTATCCAATGCTTTCACTTTCAAACACATATAGTGAAGAAGAACTGTTAGAATTTGATGAGCGAATCCGAAAAACTGTTGATAATCCTGTTTATGTTTGTGAACTCAAATTTGATGGTGTGGCTATTTCGCTGCGTTATGAAAATGGAATTTTTACGCAGGGCGTTACTCGTGGGGATGGAACACAAGGCGATGATGTAACTTCAAATGTCAGAACAATTCGTGATATTCCTTTAAAAATAGAAAATTCAAACGATTTACCAACTGATTTTGAATTACGAGGAGAAGTATATTTGAGCAAAACTCAATTTGAAGTTCTTAATCAAGAAATTGTAGAAAGAGCAAAAGAAAAAGAAGTGGAGGAAGGAAAAATTCCTGATTTACTCTTGAAAAACCCAAGAAATGCAGCTTCTGGCGCAATCAAAATGAAGGATTCGAAGGAAATGGCAAAACGCAAACTTTCTTGTTTTGTGTATGATGCCTACGGAACATCTTTTACTTCACATACCAGTATTTTAGAAAATTTAGAAAAATGGAATTTTGCCGTTTCTCCTTTCCACAAAAAAGCAAATGGAATTCAAGAAGTTTTAGAGTTTATAAAAGAATGGGAAGAAAAACGCTTTACTTTGCCGTATGAAACCGACGGAGTGGTTATCAAAATCAATGATTTAAATCAAAGAGAAGAACTTGGTTTTACCTCAAAAAGTCCACGTTGGGCAATTGCCTATAAGTACAAAGCAGAAGAAGCACAATCAAAACTCAAAAGTGTAGTGTTTCAAGTAGGTAGAACGGGAGCAATTACGCCAGTTGCAAATCTTACGCCTGTGCAGCTTTCTGGAACAACTGTAAAACGTGCTACTCTGCATAACGAAGGAGAAATAAAACGTTTAGATTTGCACGAAGGCGATACGGTTTTTGTAGAAAAAAGTGGTGAGATTATTCCAAAAGTAACTAGAGTAGTTTTGGAGCTTAGAGAAAAAAATGCAAAACCGATTATTTTTATAGAAAACTGTCCAGAATGTGCAACTAAATTAGTGAGAGAAGAAGGCGAAGCTGCTTATTATTGTCCAAATGAAGATGGTTGTCCTCCACAGATTTTAGGAAAAATAGAGCATTTTGTTGGAAAGAATGGAATGGATATAGACAGTATTGGAAGCAAAACAGCCCAAACATTTTTGAATGCTGATATAATTAAGGGATTTGCTGATTTGTATGAGTTAGACAAAGAAAAGCTACTGGCTTTACCTAATTTTAAAGAAAAATCAGTAAATAATGTATTTATTGGAATAGAAAATTCTAAAAAAAGACCTTTTAAAAATGTATTGTATTCTTTAGGAATTAAATATGTTGGAAGAGGAGTTTCGGAAATATTAACTGATGAGTTTTCAACTATTGATAATATCATCAAAGCAAGTAAAGAAGAAATATCTGCTGTATTTGGAATTGGAGAACGAATAGCCGAAGCTGTAAAAGCCTATTTTGATGAACCAAAAAATATAGAAACTATAGAAAGGCTCAGAAAAGCAGGCTTGCAGTTTGAGCAAGCAGAGAAAAAAGCAGTCATTACAGACGGAATTTTGAGTGGAAAAACATTTGTAGTTTCTGGTACTTTTCAAAATTTTGAGCGAGAAGAACTAAAAGAAAAAATCAAAGGTTTGGGAGGAAAAATTTCAAGTTCGGTTTCTAAAAAATTAGATTATTTATTGGCTGGCGACAAAGCAGGAAGTTCTAAAATTGAAAAAGCCGAAAAAGCAGGTGTAGCTGTAATTAGTGAAGATGACTTTTTAAAGATGATTTAG